The region ATGGACAGTCAGAGATCATTATAGTAGAAGGTATTGAGGATAAAGGAATAGGAATTGCCGTTATGAATAGATTGAGGAAGGCTGCTCATAAAATAATTCAGTAAGGAGAGACTTTCATGGAGCTTTTATTGGACATAGGAAATTCATACACTACAGTAGGTTTTCATGAAAATGGGAATTTCACTTTATGGAGATTAGGACCTAGTAGCTTTGATTCTGAAGACGTTTTGTTTTCGAATTTGATAACGCTTAGTACTTACGCAAATTTAAACCTATTAGGGATTTCAAAACTTGGTATATCTTCGGTGGTTCCTAAAAATAATTTTATTGTGTCCCAATTTTCTCGTAAATTTCTTAAAATTGAACCAATTTTTGTAAGTTCTGATAAAAAGATTAATAATATTGCCTATCTAGTTGACTATCCTAAACAAGTCGGTGCAGATAGGATATCAAATGTTATTGCTTCAAAAAAAGATTATGGCGATAACGTGATAGCAATTGATTTTGGTACTGCTATTACAGTTGACGTTCTAGAGAGTGGAAATTTTGTCGGAGGAGCAATAGTTCCAGGATTTAATACTGCTATAAATTCTTTATTTTCTAAAACAGCTAATCTTCCTCAAGTTGAAATAGCATTGCTAGATTACAACATAGGAAAAAATACTATTGATAATATACAGATTGGAACAATAAAAACCATATTATTTGGTTTAGATAGATTAATCAAAGAAATTAAAAATGAAAGAAAGAAAAATTTTTATGTGGTCACAACTGGTGGAGATGCAAAATTTATATCAAACAAATTTTTAAATTATGATAAATATGACCCCTATCTTACTTTAAAAGGAATTTTATATTTTTTAGAAGAAATTAATGTATAAATTTTGATAGTAATTTTTATTTAAAAAGCAAATTCTATATTAAACTTTATATTAGAAATAGTATATTTAAAGAGTTTATTTATTGTCTAAGGAGGAGTTTGCTTGAATTTTTTAGTAGTAAATCCATGGATATATGATTCCGCCGCATATGACTTTTGGTTGAAACCATTAGGTTTGCTATACAATGCTGAAATTTTAAAGTTACTAGGACATAACGTTATTTTTTTAGATTTATTAAATAGGTATGACATAGATTTAGTAAAGTTCAAGATACCAAAAAGTAAGAAATATGGTACGGGTAAATTTTATAATGAAATAGTTGATAAGCCCCCGATATTAAAAAAAGTTCCTAGAGCGTTTAAAAGATATGGAATCCCCTTAAAAATAGTAAGAAATAAACTAGAGGCTATAAAAAGTGATCATAAGATTGATGCAATTTTGGTTGGTGTAACGTTAACTTATTGGTATTATGGAGGATTAAAAACAATAGAATTGTTGAGAGAATATTTTCCTTCAGTTCCAATCTTTTTGGGTGGAATATATTCCTCGATATATCCGAAACATGCCCAAGAAACTTTTTCTAAATATGGTGTGGATGTATTTTCTGGAACAGGTATTAAACCATTGGAACAAGTACTTCAAAAACTTGGCTTATCCACAGATGCTTTAGATAATTTTAATTGGTTTGAAGAGATCGACTTGAGTTATGATTTTTATGATTCAGATCTTTCTTATGTAGTGCTAATTAGTTCGATTGGTTGTACCTTTAATTGCTCTTATTGTATTACCCCTAATATGTGGAAGTTTCAAAGTCGAACTATCCCTGCAATTTTAAACAATATAAGTTATATATTAAAAAAAAGACCAAATATTCAAGATATTGTTTTTTTTGATGATGCATTCTTATTAAGAAAAGATATTTATGATCTATTGAAAGAATTGTCTAAATTTAAGGTAAGATATCATCTTCCTAACGGTATACATGCAAGAAGGGTTACTCCCGAGATTGCTTCATTATTGAAGAAGGCTAATTTCAAAACCATTAAACTTGGATATGAGAGTCATGATTTTAATGTACAAAAAGAAACAGGGTTTAAAGTAACTAATGCTGATCTTGCTAGAGCTGTAGCAAATTTAAAAAAACAAGGGTTTACTAAGGATGAAATTTCTGCATATATACTTCTTAATCTTCCTGAACAAAGCAAAACGGATGTAATAGAAGCCATAGATTTTTGTTATGAATTAGAAATTAGTATAAATCTAAATGAATTTACCCCTATACCTGGAACACAAGAATATTTAAAATTAGTGGCTGAAGGGTATATAGAAAAAGATACTGATCCTCTTATTCTAAACAATACTTACTTACCATATTTGTTTGATTTTGGCCTATCAATCGAAGAAATAAAAGAAATTAAACAATATGCTCAATTAAAATATCAACATTAGTTCTAATTATTCATATTTAATTCGATTTAACACCATTTATTGAAGAATTACTTTAATTTACTCAGGTTGACAAAATAATAAAAAATGACTATAATTATAGTCAAGGGGTGTTGAAAAAATGAATCTAAGCGATGCTGAATTTTATAGTATTGCTGAAGCAAAAGCAAAGTTTTCTAAAGTTATTGATGATTCAAAAGACCACGATATTATCATCACAAAAAATGGTATACCAATCAGTGTGGTAATTAATTATGATAAATTTGTAAAGATAATGGAATTTGTTGAAGAAATAAAAGATCTATCTCTTTTTGATGTAGAAGATTTTGATAAATTTAAAGATATACAGAAATTTTTTAAAGATTTTGACTATTAAAGTTGGAGGTGCATTTAAGTGGCAGAAGTTCAATTAGAAAAAGTTAACAAGATATTCCCTAATGGGTTTCATGCAGTAAAAGACGCCGATTTTGTTATTCAAGATAAAGAGTTTTTGGTTTTGTTAGGACCATCAGGTTGTGGAAAAACAACTACACTTAGAATGATAGCAGGATTGGAAGACATAACAAGTGGAGTTGTAAAAATTGATGGAAAAGTAGTCAATGATGTAGAACCAAAAGATAGAGATATAGCCATGGTTTTTCAGAATTATGCTTTATATCCTCATATGACTGTATATGATAATATGGCTTTCGGTTTAAAATTAAGAAAAACTCCCAAAAATGAGATAGAAAAAAGAGTAAGAGAAGCAGCAAAAATTTTGGGGATTGAACACTTATTAGATAGAAAACCAAAGCAGCTTTCTGGAGGTCAAAGGCAAAGGGTTGCAGTAGGAAGAGCGATTGTTAGAAATCCTAAAGTATTCTTATTTGATGAGCCTCTTTCAAACCTAGACGCAAAATTAAGGGTTCAAATGAGATCTGAATTAAAGAAGTTGCACCAAAGATTAGAAGCTACCATTGCTTATGTTACACACGACCAAGTTGAAGCTATGACTATGGCAGATAAAATAGTTATTATGCATGAAGGAATTATTCAGCAAGTGGGAGATCCTTTTGATGTATACGATCATCCTGCAAATCTTTTTGTTGCTGGATTTATCGGTACACCACCTATGAATTTCCTACCTGCTCGTGTTGTTAAGCAGAATGGTTTTTGGCTAAAAGGCGATGGATTTTCTATTAAAGTTCCAGATGATAAAGCGCATCTTTTAGAGAATTATGTTGATAAAGATGTTGTTTTTGGAGTAAGACCTGAAGACTTAACTGAGAAGTCTCAAAGTAAGGTTGCTGACGAAACTAATACAATTATCACTACAGTTGATGTTGTTGAACCATTAGGAAGTGAAACTTTGTTACATGTTACTGTAGGTTCTAATCAATTTATAACAGCAAAAGTAAGTCCACAAACTAGAGCAAAAGTAGGAGAAAAATTTAATATTGTAATAGATTTAGAAATGATACATGTTTTTGATAAAGAAACTGAAAAAGCTATTTTTTAATCATTTTTTTGTAACTTCCCATCGTACAAGCGATGGGAAGTATGTTTATATACAGATTATAATTCAATAAAAGTTGGGGGGATTTTATTGGTGATAGAACTGGTGTTAGGCTCATTGGATGGTAAAGATGTTAACTTGCCTGTTCATTACAACAGGCCTCTTCAAGGACTTTTTTATAGTTTGATGTCTGAATCTATGCCATATTATCACGATAAAGGAACAAAATCTGATGATAAAAAGCTAAAACTTTTCACTTACTCTAGAATTTATCCTCATAACTCATTTAAAGTATACAATAAAAGAATGCAGTTTGAAGGAACGTTCAGTATTTTTTTTGCTTCACCTATGGACGAATTAGTCGAAGCTGTTTTAAAAAGTTTAGATGATCAAAAGATTTTAAGAATCGAAAAAAACTATTTTACTTTGTTAAAGTATGAAAAAATTATAAGCGAGGTAAAAAGTGAGGAATTATTGGTAAAAACATTGTCTCCAATAACAGCTTATTCTACTATTCTTTTGCCCAATGGTAGCAGGTATACACATTATTTTTCTCCTTACTCAAGCGATTTCAAAAAACTTGTAGAAGACAATCTAAAAAGAAAGGCTAAAGCTTTAAAAATAGAAGCTAACAGTAGTAACTTTTCTATAGAACCATATGGTATTACTGAAAAGAACGAGAAGTTATTATTTTACAAAGATATTATTATCAAAGGATGGACTGGATATTTTATTTTAAGAGGTGATGCTTCTTTAATCCAGCTTGCTCTTAATTCTGGATTAGGCGCAAAAAATGCTCAAGGATTTGGTATGGTTTTTCCTGTTAAACACAAAGTAAAAAACAGAGAACTAGAATACACTGATAATCAAAAACATAAAAATGAATTTATACCTTAAACTTTAACATGGTGGGGGTGGATTTTTTGAAAAGTAAGAATATCCTTTACGCTCAATCGGGAGGAGTTACAAGTGTTATAAACGCAAGTGCTTATGGGCTCATTTCGAAAGCTCTAAAATCTGAAGAAATAAATAAAATATATGCTGGAATTTATGGCATTTCTGGTATTCTAGAAGGAAATTTATTAGATATAAAAGAAGAACCAATTGAAAAGATTCATGCGTTAAGCTACACACCTTCAAGTGCTTTTGGTTCATGTAGACGCAGATTAAAGGATGATGATAATGAAGGTTTTAATAGATTATTTCAAATATTTGATGAGTATAACGTAGGTTATTTCTTTTATAACGGCGGAAACGATTCTATGGATACAGCACACAAAATTGACCAATATGCCATAAAAATAGGTTATGATTTAAAAGTAATTGGAATT is a window of Defluviitoga tunisiensis DNA encoding:
- a CDS encoding type III pantothenate kinase; its protein translation is MELLLDIGNSYTTVGFHENGNFTLWRLGPSSFDSEDVLFSNLITLSTYANLNLLGISKLGISSVVPKNNFIVSQFSRKFLKIEPIFVSSDKKINNIAYLVDYPKQVGADRISNVIASKKDYGDNVIAIDFGTAITVDVLESGNFVGGAIVPGFNTAINSLFSKTANLPQVEIALLDYNIGKNTIDNIQIGTIKTILFGLDRLIKEIKNERKKNFYVVTTGGDAKFISNKFLNYDKYDPYLTLKGILYFLEEINV
- a CDS encoding B12-binding domain-containing radical SAM protein; translation: MNFLVVNPWIYDSAAYDFWLKPLGLLYNAEILKLLGHNVIFLDLLNRYDIDLVKFKIPKSKKYGTGKFYNEIVDKPPILKKVPRAFKRYGIPLKIVRNKLEAIKSDHKIDAILVGVTLTYWYYGGLKTIELLREYFPSVPIFLGGIYSSIYPKHAQETFSKYGVDVFSGTGIKPLEQVLQKLGLSTDALDNFNWFEEIDLSYDFYDSDLSYVVLISSIGCTFNCSYCITPNMWKFQSRTIPAILNNISYILKKRPNIQDIVFFDDAFLLRKDIYDLLKELSKFKVRYHLPNGIHARRVTPEIASLLKKANFKTIKLGYESHDFNVQKETGFKVTNADLARAVANLKKQGFTKDEISAYILLNLPEQSKTDVIEAIDFCYELEISINLNEFTPIPGTQEYLKLVAEGYIEKDTDPLILNNTYLPYLFDFGLSIEEIKEIKQYAQLKYQH
- a CDS encoding type II toxin-antitoxin system Phd/YefM family antitoxin, translated to MNLSDAEFYSIAEAKAKFSKVIDDSKDHDIIITKNGIPISVVINYDKFVKIMEFVEEIKDLSLFDVEDFDKFKDIQKFFKDFDY
- a CDS encoding ABC transporter ATP-binding protein — its product is MAEVQLEKVNKIFPNGFHAVKDADFVIQDKEFLVLLGPSGCGKTTTLRMIAGLEDITSGVVKIDGKVVNDVEPKDRDIAMVFQNYALYPHMTVYDNMAFGLKLRKTPKNEIEKRVREAAKILGIEHLLDRKPKQLSGGQRQRVAVGRAIVRNPKVFLFDEPLSNLDAKLRVQMRSELKKLHQRLEATIAYVTHDQVEAMTMADKIVIMHEGIIQQVGDPFDVYDHPANLFVAGFIGTPPMNFLPARVVKQNGFWLKGDGFSIKVPDDKAHLLENYVDKDVVFGVRPEDLTEKSQSKVADETNTIITTVDVVEPLGSETLLHVTVGSNQFITAKVSPQTRAKVGEKFNIVIDLEMIHVFDKETEKAIF
- the cas6 gene encoding CRISPR-associated endoribonuclease Cas6 yields the protein MIELVLGSLDGKDVNLPVHYNRPLQGLFYSLMSESMPYYHDKGTKSDDKKLKLFTYSRIYPHNSFKVYNKRMQFEGTFSIFFASPMDELVEAVLKSLDDQKILRIEKNYFTLLKYEKIISEVKSEELLVKTLSPITAYSTILLPNGSRYTHYFSPYSSDFKKLVEDNLKRKAKALKIEANSSNFSIEPYGITEKNEKLLFYKDIIIKGWTGYFILRGDASLIQLALNSGLGAKNAQGFGMVFPVKHKVKNRELEYTDNQKHKNEFIP